One window from the genome of Cryptomeria japonica chromosome 6, Sugi_1.0, whole genome shotgun sequence encodes:
- the LOC131069992 gene encoding serine/threonine-protein kinase Aurora-2, translated as MVMALEINAQAENMVFVDQGKEGDICKKQDKRWTLNDFDIGKPLGRGKFGNVYLAREKKSKYVVALKVLFKNQLQQSQVEHQLRREIEIQSHLRHPNILRLFGYFYDQSRVYLILEYAAKGELYKELQRCKCFSERRSATYIASLAKALIYCHEKHVIHRDIKPENLLIGIQGELKIADFGWSVHTFDRRRTMCGTLDYLPPEMVENREHDSGVDIWSLGVLCYEFLYGVPPFEAKEHSDTYKRIMKVDLKFPLKPLVSAAAKDLISQLLQKDSSKRLPLHKLLQHPWIVQNADPDGIYRPFN; from the exons ATGGTGATGGCTCTAGAGATCAATGCCCAGGCTGAAAATATGGT TTTTGTTGATCAGGGCAAGGAAGGAGATATTTGTAAGAAGCAGGATAAGCGGTGGACATTGAATGATTTTGACATTGGTAAGCCGCTGGGAAGGGGAAAATTTGGTAACGTGTATCTTGCAAGAGAGAAAAAG AGCAAATATGTTGTGGCTTTAAAAGTTCTATTCAAGAATCAGCTCCAGCAGTCGCAGGTAGAGCACCAGTTGCGTAGGGAGATTGAAATTCAGAGTCATCTACGCCATCCAAATATACTTAGATTGTTTGGATACTTCTATGATCAG AGTAGAGTCTACCTTATTCTTGAATATGCTGCAAAAGGTGAGCTCTACAAAGAGCTTCAGCGTTGTAAATGCTTCAGTGAAAGGCGGTCAGCTACT TACATTGCATCTCTTGCAAAAGCTTTGATCTATTGCCATGAAAAACATGTCATACACCGGGATATCAAGCCAGAGAACTTGTTAATAGGCATACAG GGTGAACTGAAAATTGCAGATTTTGGTTGGTCCGTGCACACTTTTGATAGAAGGCGCACCATGTGTGGAACCTTGGATTACTTACCTCCTGAAATGG TGGAAAACAGGGAGCATGATTCTGGGGTAGACATATGGAGTTTGGGAGTGTTGTGTTATGAGTTTCTTTATGGGGTTCCTCCTTTTGAAGCAAAGGAGCATTCGGACACGTACAAAAG GATCATGAAAGTggatttgaaatttcctttaaaGCCGCTTGTTTCTGCTGCAGCCAAAGATCTAATATCTCAA CTTTTGCAGAAAGATTCTTCAAAGAGGCTGCCTTTACATAAGCTTTTGCAACATCCATGGATTGTTCAAAATGCTGATCCTGATGGTATCTATAGACCATTCAATTGA